A window from Hemicordylus capensis ecotype Gifberg chromosome 2, rHemCap1.1.pri, whole genome shotgun sequence encodes these proteins:
- the LOC128343742 gene encoding olfactory receptor 13H1-like produces MDNMNNRTFQFVLVGLSQYPQAQAGFFWFLLVIYMVTLIGNGLIVMLVVIDPALHTPMYFFLCNHSFIDICYSSCSIPQMMANSLVRRPVISFSRCLLQMYISLFLGMTEFLLLAMMAYDRFVAICSPLHYTLIISWQICVQLVATSWSTAFLLTLVHGSLVQNMEFCGHNVMNHFTCELQGFIKLACSDTRLNKIIRFVISFSVMVVPFTFILVTYGRIGLAILHIRSAQGWGKATSTCSSHLAVVGIFYGTAMAIYLRPQGKASSGHDKLIAIFYGAVTPMLNPLIYSLRNRDIRGALQRTVRIKVKA; encoded by the coding sequence ATGGATAATATGAACAACAGGACCTTTCAATTTGTACTGGTGGGGCTGTCCCAGTACCCTCAAGCCCAAGCTGGCTTCTTCTGGTTCCTGCTAGTCATCTACATGGTAACTTTGATCGGAAACGGGCTGATTGTCATGTTGGTGGTGATTGACCCTGCCCTGCACacccccatgtacttcttcctttGCAATCACTCATTCATTGATATCTGCTATTCATCTTGCAGTATCCCACAAATGATGGCCAACTCTCTGGTCCGAAGACCCGTGATTTCTTTTAGCCGATGTTTGCTTCAGATGTACATAAGCCTATTCCTTGGAATGACAGAGTTCCTGCTCCTGGCCATGATGGCATATGACCGATTTGTGGCCATTTGTAGCCCCCTGCATTACACTCTTATCATAAGCTGGCAGATTTGTGTTCAGCTGGTGGCCACGTCTTGGAGTACTGCTTTTCTGCTGACTCTGGTACATGGGTCACTAGTACAAAACATGGAATTCTGTGGCCACAATGTGATGAACCATTTCACATGTGAGCTTCAAGGATTCATCAAACTGGCCTGCTCTGATACCCGCCTCAACAAGATCATAAGGTTTGTCATCAGCTTTTCTGTCATGGTGGTGCCATTTACCTTCATCCTGGTAACATATGGTCGTATTGGCCTGGCCATCCTGCACATTCGGTCAGCTCAAGGCTGGGGCAAAGCCACATCCACTTGCAGCTCTCATTTAGCTGTGGTTGGGATCTTCTATGGCACAGCTATGGCTATTTACTTGAGGCCCCAGGGCAAAGCCTCCTCTGGTCACGACAAGCTGATTGCCATATTCTATGGAGCTGTCACCCCCATGCTCAATCCCCTTATCTACAGTCTTAGGAACAGAGATATAAGGGGAGCCCTGCAGAGGACAGTCAGAATAAAGGTCAAAGCATAA
- the LOC128343743 gene encoding olfactory receptor 13H1-like codes for MEFILIGLSKHPRAQTVFFGFLFVAYLISLLGNGLIIILSIADARLHTPMYFFLCVLSLIDLILTSNTVPEVLTNCFIHRPTISFSRCLIQMYVGLLLVSTECILLAVMAYDRFAAICQPLHYMQIMSWRFCICLVAVSVAFPCLTTLINTLLRPTDFCGQHIINHFACELETFLKLACSDTYTAELFLYVSSLFLLIPPFGFIVVTYGRIGLAVLHMHSTQGRKKAFSTCSSHLAVVSIFYGTIMIMYLKPQEKSVSDKDKVISVAYGALTPMLNPLIYSLRNRDVKGAFWKLIGRKRSE; via the coding sequence ATGGAGTTCATCTTAATTGGGTTATCTAAACACCCCAGAGCTCAGACAGTATTCTTTGGTTTCCTCTTTGTGGCCTACCTCATCAGTCTTCTTGGCAATGGCCTCATCATAATATTGAGTATTGCTGACGCACGGCTTCATACCCCCATGTATTTCTTTCTCTGTGTCCTCTCCTTGATAGACTTAATCCTCACCAGCAATACAGTTCCTGAGGTCTTGACCAACTGCTTCATTCACAGGCCCACGATTTCCTTTTCCAGATGTCTGATCCAGATGTATGTTGGACTATTACTTGTCTCAACAGAATGCATCCTCCTTGCTGTCATGGCATATGATCGCTTTGCAGCTATATGCCAGCCTCTACACTACATGCAGATCATGAGCTGGAGATTTTGCATTTGTCTAGTGGCTGTATCTGTGGCCTTTCCTTGCCTGACAACCCTCATCAATACACTGTTGCGGCCTACCGATTTCTGTGGCCAACATATCATCAACCATTTTGCATGTGAGCTGGAGACATTCCTTAAACTGGCCTGCTCTGACACATATACTGCTGAGCTCTTCTTGTATGTTTCCAGTCTCTTTCTCCTAATACCTCCATTTGGTTTCATCGTTGTGACATATGGACGCATAGGTCTAGCTGTATTGCACATGCACTCGACACAGGGTCGCAAGAAGGCTTTCTCCACCTGTAGCTCTCACCTTGCTGTGGTCAGTATCTTTTATGGCACAATCATGATCATGTACTTGAAGCCCCAAGAGAAATCTGTTTCTGACAAGGATAAAGTCATATCTGTAGCATATGGGGCACTGACTCCCATGCTCAACCCTCTGATCTACAGCTTGAGAAATAGAGATGTGAAGGGGGCTTTCTGGAAACTGATTGGGAGGAAAAGATCTGAATAA